A single Lactuca sativa cultivar Salinas chromosome 8, Lsat_Salinas_v11, whole genome shotgun sequence DNA region contains:
- the LOC111903572 gene encoding R-linalool synthase QH1, chloroplastic isoform X1, protein MTKNCASTQVWSLALTYTSFLMALLHFISNSSFFYKDSCAKSRGFNICKPLYSSQSTSIATTTLDKSLVRRSANYKLSLWSFDHIQSLSTKYKGNDYTSRAHTLIDAVKSMICKVSHPFRTLELIDDLQRLGIAYHFVDEINYLLEMIYHNYYETQDMWDIMDLNHKALGFRIMRQHGYHVPQDIFCNFSDTTRNLKPHLYQDMMCTLNLYEASYHSFENESVLDDIRDFTSNYLKENLEQITENLSSMVTHALELPLHWRVPRVEAKWFIVEYENRSGMNPTLLELAKLDFNIGQAMHLEDLQHSSRWWRDTSWDKNLSFARDRLVENFLWTVGVNYLPHFSVERKTLLKVNAIITTIDDVYDVYATLDELELFTDIVDRWDINLVGKLPHYMKICFIGFYNSVNEMTYETLTKTGFMILPYLKKEWADLCKAYLVEARWYHSGHTPTLEDYLDNACVSIAAPVILTHLSFLTSITSKEEILQGIKRAENIVRYSSLILRLVDDLGTSSDEIARGDNPKSIQCYMHETGATETEARRYIQKLITETWKKLNKERAGANSQFLREFNDGATNLARMAQFMYGDGDRHGRPELTRPHVVSLLFNPIQ, encoded by the exons ATGACAAAAAATTGTGCATCAACTCAAGTGTGGTCTTTGGCTTTGACGTATACGTCCTTCTTAATGGCTTTATTGCACTTCATTTCCAATTCAAGCTTCTTTTACAAAGATTCTTGTGCCAAAAGTAGAGGGTTTAACATATGCAAGCCATTATATTCATCACAATCCACATCAATAGCCACCACGACATTGGATAAATCTCTCGTTAGACGATCAGCAAACTATAAGCTGTCTTTATGGTCATTTGATCATATTCAGTCACTCTCTACCAAATACAAG GGAAATGATTACACGTCAAGAGCACATACTTTGATAGATGCAGTGAAGTCCATGATATGCAAAGTGAGCCATCCGTTCAGGACCCTTGAACTAATTGATGATTTGCAGAGACTTGGAATAGCGTATCATTTTGTGGATGAAATAAATTATCTCTTGGAGATGATTTACCACAATTACTATGAAACTCAAGACATGTGGGATATAATGGATCTAAACCATAAAGCCCTTGGTTTTAGAATAATGAGACAACATGGTTATCATGTTCCTCAAG atATATTTTGCAACTTCAGCGACACAACTCGAAATCTCAAGCCGCACTTATACCAGGATATGATGTGCACATTGAACTTGTATGAGgcttcatatcattcatttgaGAATGAAAGCGTATTGGACGATATTAGAGATTTTACATCTAACTATCTCAAAGAAAATCTAGAgcaaattactgaaaatttatcATCAATGGTAACTCACGCTTTGGAGCTTCCACTGCACTGGAGAGTACCGAGGGTAGAGGCAAAATGGTTTATCGTTGAATATGAGAATAGAAGTGGCATGAATCCGACCCTTTTGGAGCTTGCAAAATTAGATTTTAATATCGGCCAAGCTATGCACCTTGAAGATCTACAACACTCTTCAAG ATGGTGGAGAGATACAAGTTGGGATAAGAATTTAAGCTTTGCCCGAGATCGATTGGTGGAGAATTTCCTGTGGACAGTTGGGGTGAATTACCTACCTCACTTTAGTGTTGAAAGAAAAACACTATTGAAGGTTAATGCCATAATAACTACTATTGACGATGTCTATGATGTGTATGCTACTTTGGATGAACTTGAACTATTTACTGATATCGTGGACAG ATGGGACATCAATTTGGTCGGAAAGCTTCCACATTATATGAAGATCTGTTTCATTGGATTCTACAATTCGGTAAATGAGATGACATATGAGACATTAACGAAAACCGGATTCATGATCCTTCCTTACCTAAAAAAAGAG TGGGCAGATTTATGCAAGGCATACTTGGTAGAAGCACGGTGGTATCACAGTGGACATACACCAACACTAGAAGACTACTTGGACAACGCTTGTGTATCGATAGCTGCTCCAGTAATACTTACGCATCTTAGCTTTTTGACCTCGATTACTTCAAAAGAAGAAATTTTACAAGGCATAAAGAGAGCTGAAAATATAGTTCGCTACTCCTCCTTAATCCTCCGACTTGTTGATGACTTAGGGACATCCTCG GATGAAATTGCAAGAGGGGATAATCCAAAATCAATCCAATGTTACATGCATGAGACTGGTGCTACAGAAACGGAAGCTAGAAGGTATATCCAAAAGTTAATCACGGAAACCTGGAAGAAACTTAATAAGGAACGGGCAGGCGCAAACTCACAGTTTTTAAGGGAGTTTAATGATGGTGCAACAAACCTTGCGAGGATGGCACAGTTCATGTACGGTGATGGAGACCGGCATGGTCGTCCAGAATTGACTAGACCCCATGTCGTATCCCTATTATTCAATCCAATCCAATGA
- the LOC111903572 gene encoding R-linalool synthase QH1, chloroplastic isoform X2 translates to MTKNCASTQVWSLALTYTSFLMALLHFISNSSFFYKDSCAKSRGFNICKPLYSSQSTSIATTTLDKSLVRRSANYKLSLWSFDHIQSLSTKYKGNDYTSRAHTLIDAVKSMICKVSHPFRTLELIDDLQRLGIAYHFVDEINYLLEMIYHNYYETQDMWDIMDLNHKALGFRIMRQHGYHVPQDIFCNFSDTTRNLKPHLYQDMMCTLNLYEASYHSFENESVLDDIRDFTSNYLKENLEQITENLSSMVTHALELPLHWRVPRVEAKWFIVEYENRSGMNPTLLELAKLDFNIGQAMHLEDLQHSSRWWRDTSWDKNLSFARDRLVENFLWTVGVNYLPHFSVERKTLLKVNAIITTIDDVYDVYATLDELELFTDIVDRWDINLVGKLPHYMKICFIGFYNSVNEMTYETLTKTGFMILPYLKKEIYARHTW, encoded by the exons ATGACAAAAAATTGTGCATCAACTCAAGTGTGGTCTTTGGCTTTGACGTATACGTCCTTCTTAATGGCTTTATTGCACTTCATTTCCAATTCAAGCTTCTTTTACAAAGATTCTTGTGCCAAAAGTAGAGGGTTTAACATATGCAAGCCATTATATTCATCACAATCCACATCAATAGCCACCACGACATTGGATAAATCTCTCGTTAGACGATCAGCAAACTATAAGCTGTCTTTATGGTCATTTGATCATATTCAGTCACTCTCTACCAAATACAAG GGAAATGATTACACGTCAAGAGCACATACTTTGATAGATGCAGTGAAGTCCATGATATGCAAAGTGAGCCATCCGTTCAGGACCCTTGAACTAATTGATGATTTGCAGAGACTTGGAATAGCGTATCATTTTGTGGATGAAATAAATTATCTCTTGGAGATGATTTACCACAATTACTATGAAACTCAAGACATGTGGGATATAATGGATCTAAACCATAAAGCCCTTGGTTTTAGAATAATGAGACAACATGGTTATCATGTTCCTCAAG atATATTTTGCAACTTCAGCGACACAACTCGAAATCTCAAGCCGCACTTATACCAGGATATGATGTGCACATTGAACTTGTATGAGgcttcatatcattcatttgaGAATGAAAGCGTATTGGACGATATTAGAGATTTTACATCTAACTATCTCAAAGAAAATCTAGAgcaaattactgaaaatttatcATCAATGGTAACTCACGCTTTGGAGCTTCCACTGCACTGGAGAGTACCGAGGGTAGAGGCAAAATGGTTTATCGTTGAATATGAGAATAGAAGTGGCATGAATCCGACCCTTTTGGAGCTTGCAAAATTAGATTTTAATATCGGCCAAGCTATGCACCTTGAAGATCTACAACACTCTTCAAG ATGGTGGAGAGATACAAGTTGGGATAAGAATTTAAGCTTTGCCCGAGATCGATTGGTGGAGAATTTCCTGTGGACAGTTGGGGTGAATTACCTACCTCACTTTAGTGTTGAAAGAAAAACACTATTGAAGGTTAATGCCATAATAACTACTATTGACGATGTCTATGATGTGTATGCTACTTTGGATGAACTTGAACTATTTACTGATATCGTGGACAG ATGGGACATCAATTTGGTCGGAAAGCTTCCACATTATATGAAGATCTGTTTCATTGGATTCTACAATTCGGTAAATGAGATGACATATGAGACATTAACGAAAACCGGATTCATGATCCTTCCTTACCTAAAAAAAGAG ATTTATGCAAGGCATACTTGGTAG